TGGAGAACATTCAGAATGAATGAGTGCAATGCAGCCGAAAAGATGTTTTAAATGAGTGTTTGAACTGCGAATAATAGCtcaatttaacttttttttttgctttggaaaAGCACGATTTTTAATCATTCTGAGCAGCAATATTATATCATTTCCCCCAACTTGGGCTGCTACTCCATTCCAAATCTGCCCCACGAGCGAAACAGCCACAGGACACGAGGGGCTAGATTGACGAGCGAACAGTTAAAATAGAGAGTTTGTGATCCgaagaaagcaaataaaaacgtaaaaaaccCGTACAGCCGAAGCAAAACCGCAATCTTTAtacagacaacaacaaaaaactaacattatacatatataaataaatatatatatacatattattATACTTATTACTTGGGCAACTATACAAATATACATTTAAATAGTTATATTGCGTAGACATTATACCTAAAAGCCATTGATACTgcaaaatcgaaaacaaataCACTCACCTGGCAGAAAAGTATttagaggaagaagaaaaaaaaaatccgccTAGGAATAGTGGTACACGGGCGCGCAAAGTTCGGTTGCGCGCACAAGTCAGTCAGCGGTGGCAGGCAGAAAAAGAGTTTAAAAGGCGCACGATGtgaagggggaaaaagggaaagctaGAAACTACCACAGCGGAACAGGGGGCAACGAAAGTGCGGCGTGCTTTCCAGGGAAAGGCGAAAGAAAAATGGCGCGCTGTTGCGGTATTAAACAGGGAACAGTTATTACATCTAAATAGTATGTCTTAATATTCACCTCAGCTTatcgaaatcgaaagaaagaaacaaaacaaaaacaggttTACACACTCCCCCATTTATTGATAGTATTTGTatgagcaaagcaaaaaaaaaaaaaatggaacaaacgGAGGCCCGGTTACAGGACAGCTTGGTGCCGCATTTTCGGGCCTTCCGCCCTCCTCCCCCCGGTACCGATACATGGTCAGGGTTCTTTATTCGaatttgtcgtttttttttgaaaatcttCCTCCGATACAAAAGGCAATGAATGGTTTAAAGACGGGAAAATGCTAGAGTGTCATCATGCTAAACATTTGGACCACGATAGTGGCGGGAGAAGCAAGAACAAAACAGGCATAAAGTGCATTATAAATAAGTGCATTGTGGCTCGTTAAGAGGCGAGCGTGTGAAGGTTCTGTGCCACGTTGGTGCAAACGAACTGCAGGGAAGCGGGTTGagcaaagagaaagaaagagaaacagaaagagagaaaagggaaagagtCGCGAAGAAACTTTGATACCAGTAAGTGTATAATACAAGCAGGAAGTAGGACGGGAAGGAAAAGCTAAATCGTAAaagttaaaaacaaacatttgccGATTAAGGATGACACTATTATACactctatatatatatatatatacatattatACCCTTTTTTAAGCTTTATGCAAAACGTTGCAAACGGTAATAGTGCACATTCGTTCTGGTTCACGATCACTGCCCACCACCGGACTCACCATTcctccgcccccccccccccccacacacttTTTCACCACAAACATGCTGTCCTGCTTTCTGTTTTGCTACAATGTGCCACTGCCTGCCTGCAGTTGGGACTGCAAAGACTTCCAAATAAAAAGGACCAAAggattttattttctaaaCCATCCTCTGCCCCCTTCCTCCTCTTCTCCAATCTCCACCCTCCCCTTTCCCTGCAAATTCTCGAGATGGCCAAATTTTTACAATCTctcatgcatacacacacacacatgcgcctAGATACGGTAGGAAGGTGCTTTTGGCGAAGGTGGAATTGGCGTGGACGAAAGTAAGCaatggaaattaaaatagTGTGCACTTTACAACAGGTTAAAGAGAGGGGAAAACAtggaacacacatacacacgataCGCTTGTGTGCGAGATTGTGTGCGAAGGTGTGCAAGCAATTGCGTTCAAGAGACGgaactaaaaaacaaaaaatacaacagcGCAAAGTTGAAACAGTTTCGCGCAGTGGAGGAAAGTTTAAAAGGATAAAAggcaatatatatatatacctaTCCTAGTTTatggagcaaaaacaaacaggtGAACCCTTGAAAGTAGAAGAAAATGGGCCCAAAAATGCCCCTTCAAGGGaaaagaacgaaacaaaaaaaaactcttacgcgaaacaataaaacacaaaataaaaacaagcaatcAGTTTCTCGTTTTCTCAAACAGCAGCTGTATTGATGTTCTGGTTCTTTTGCGGTGCATGAATGTGAGATAGTGAGAAAAATCGTTTTGAAATATGATttaattttctctttttttaagCACTGATGTGGCGTGAGGGGTGCTTTCACATTTTAATTACTTATTATTCAGCCACTTTCCCAATCTCGATCGTAGAGGAACGATAGTTGCAGTTGCCTAGATACAACggttgctttaatttatttcataagTATCTTGGTCAGTAATGCGTATAACATGACATAATGTTCAAAAAACATCAAAGGAAACTATCATTTTGATTCATTCTATTCGATCTAGCTTGGGAAAGTggttgattattattattattaatactTATTTTAATTGTCCACCAAAGTGGCCTAACAAAGTTCATACTTAATGCTACTTGTCGAGAGAAATTAAGGTTGATGGGTACAGCTTACATGTACTGGAGAGAGGAACATGGACCCTGGATGAGATTGCATCTGATTGAATAAGTTTGCTGGCAGTGATGGACTGGCGGTCGAGCTTTTCAAACTTACCGTCGAAATGCATCAGCTGTTCGTGAAAATCTGGGAGCAGGAGGAACTACCGGAGGAGTGGAAGCTGGGTGTCATTCACCCAGTTTACAAACAGGGGTACAGACTGTATTACTCGGACTTTCGAGCTATCACAGTCCTTAATGCCGCCTACAAGATCCTGTCCCAAATCCTGTTCTTCAGACTTACGCCCCTTGCTACAAATTTCAACGGCAGCCACCAAGCTgggtttgttggaggcaaatcCAGCAATCGACCACTCTACGGCAGATTCTCCAGAAGTGCCGACAGCGACAGACCCCTACGAcaccacctgttcatcgacttTAAGGCAGTTTACGACACCATAGACCGGACGGAGCTATGGaacatcatgcagcggtaccgcttccctgggaagttgatccggctgttagaggccaccatgaccggggtgcagtgcaagatgagagtatcgaacttgacgtcggaatcgttcgaatctcacaggggtctgaggtaaggtgacggactctcctgtctgctcttcaacatcgccctGGAAGGTGTTATGCGAAGCGCGGGactagacaacgacatccgtggcacgatcctctaccggtctctccaatttcttgaCTTCGCGgttgacatcgacatcatcggcaggacaacagcgaaggtgtgtgaggtgtacacccgactcaaacgcgaagcagaATCAATgccgacgaagacgaagtacctgtTTGTCGGAGACTTAGAtcatctgggaagcagtgtattagttgacggcgacaatctAGAGGTAATAAAGGAGTTCTGCTACCTTGagacggtcgttacttcggacaacgaaatcagcagcgaaatcagGAGATGAATTGTGCAGGGAAATCGTGCATACTATAGAATTCACCGACttctgagatccagaagacctCGAGACCACGTGcaatgtgagatatatcgcacattgattcgcccggtggttTTCTATGGACACGAGTCTTGGACCATTCGAGCGAAGGATGCAAACGCTGTGGGActgtgtttgagcgacgcatcctccggaccaactttggcggtgtgtgcgAGCATGGAGTTTGGAGGAGAAGCATGAACGAGCTTGCtcagctgtacggcgaaccgagcatcgAAGGCTGGCAGAATACATGGCATGAGAGATatagagagaaatagagagagagagagagagagagagagaaagagagggagacagagggagatagagagatagaaagagagaagggaAGGTCTGTTACGAAGACGACGAGAGGAGGCACAGAGAGGAATGGCGGATAGAAGGGATGGGACATAAAGTTCATTTAACAGGAGAGCAGAGATGAACCTTGCACGGATGTGGAAATGTCTTTTTTCAATCAGGAGTAGCCCAAGAAGGAGGTAACGGATAGGATACGAAGAAAGGGATTGATGAGAATCAGGGTGAAATCGTCGAACAGCTACTCGAGTGAACTTACACTGGTAACTCTCCAGCCTGGCCATAGCTGTCGAGCCTGGAAGAGACCAAACAACAGCGGCGTATTCCAGGATAGGTCGGACCCAGCAGCAGTACAGAGACTTCAAGCATATAGGGGAGCGCGGATTTCCGACGCGAGTCTAATAATGAGTCTCAGAGCCCTATTGGCCTTGGTGATGACATGATCAACATGCGTATTAAAGGACAGCTTCTCGTCCAGCCACACACCCAGATCCTTTACCGGCGATACTCGACGTATAACAGTATCACATAGGGAGTAGCTGAATGGAATCGACGCAGTTCTGCGTAAACGAAAACGAATTCTAGAGGTTGTGTTAAGGGATACATTTGAACCGAAACAATCACTTTCTTTCGTACTAATtgtaattgtttaaaaaaaaacttatccATCAATtccattcaaaacaaaaaagcggagAATCAACATCGTTAGTTATGCATTTGCTCATTAGTAACAAGTTCGATTTATTTACCATAAATAAGAATGCAAGGCAAACGCTCCATCCCTGCCATTAGTTTGTGCGCAGGTCGCGCTTGCCTTAACAAATGAAACAACTAACCATAAACAACTTCTCTCTTGCCTTCTCCGCACACTTGCTTCGCAAATTTGTaaacgtgttttgttttccgcaCAGCATgactaaaaaataaaaaaaaattcgcGCGACTAAATTTGCCGAATTGattaagaatttaaaaaaacacacgcgtattaaatatatatatatatatatcattCTCATATACTGCTTAATTTGGCACAGGGGCTGGAGTGATGGGAAGGacttttcgtttttcgttttgccgTTTGTTCcgattggtttgtttgttggttacTGCGCTACTCCCCCGTGCCCCATATCACCCCGTCATGTGGTGCGCGCGCGGAGGGATTATGTACGACCTTAATTGACACGTTGCTAGATGGAGCGACCGCGGTTCATTCGCCCTGGCCCGTCCGTTCCGGAAGTCCGTATGAATTGGTTCggttgtggtgtggtgtggcatGTTCCGGCGCCTGCTAAGGTTTCGGTTTCGTGAATCCTTCCTCACGGTGCACACGACGGTTGCATCCCACGCACAGTGGTTGGGGTTTGGAGTTGAGGGTAGCGTACACAGGCGTATACAGTATTTGGCTTGTTTTGTGTATATGTCTattatgttttgcttcttgCGACGCAGAATGATTACTATAATAATGTTTGTGGGTTTGTGTTGTTACTATAAGTGTGATTCGAGTGGTTTACGCTTTCGAGCACGCTTCACTGGTTTGGTTTTCCCGTGTCGCATTGCAATGTAATGATTGATGTCGTAGGGTGGAAAGAAAAGAGAGGAAAGTGTGAAAAATGGATGATGGCGTGGTCatggatgtgtttgtgtggaggGGGAgattgtgtgtaagtgtgtgtgtgtgtataaatagaagaaaattaTAGTAAGTTTTGGGTGCAGCATTAGTGAGGGATGGTGagtaaatattaaataattaattcatttagCGAGCGTACACTCTTCTACATGGGTGAAATACAACATAACGAGTTACGGCAATAGGAATGGGGAAAGAAGCGTTAAGCGATTAGGCGGTAAAAAatgcatcaacaaaaaaaaaaaacaaaacagaaaacggATGTTAAAAGATGATAGTTAAATTAAAGAAAGAACAGTGAAACCATCGACCAAGCCAAACTAAAATTAACTACCATTAATAGCATAAGTGTAGGTGCAGTAGTGTCAGTACAGGTAAAAGGGAAAGCATCTTCTCTAATGTGTCTGTCTTTGCCTAGCGCCTGTCGGCTACATAACGAACCGAAGGCAAATGAACGTATAGCACCCTATGCTTAGAAATCAAACTAAACCAACGGAATATtgttgcgtgcgtgcgtaaAACACGCTCGCCCTAAACGCACTAATTTACACCACGTGGCGTGCGTGTACGCTTCCTAACGTTTCGTTAACCTAAGCTCCGGGCgggggagcgggagggttttGGCAGAGTTTTGCCCCGTATCACTCTCCCCCTGCTCCCGGGCGCAGACTATCTATTTCACTTCCGGTGCTTCCGCCGATTGCCGATTGTCGTCCACGTTCGGCACCGTCGCTGACTCCTCCTGCTTTCTGTTGTCCTCCTCCTGCTTCCTTTTGTtgtcctccttctcctcctgctgctgctgctgctgctgctccagctCCTGCCGGCTTGCGTTCCACTTGCACAGATCGGCCAGCACCGGGACGCCGAGCGCCGAGTGCATGGCTTCGAACGAAAATGACGCAACGGAGCCCCGCTCGAggggccgctgctgctggtcgccGTTCGCCATCGACGCGATCGCGTCGCTTGATTTCGTTGCCGTTACGGTGGCCTTGCGACGGACCGGACCGTCAGCCGTTGGATCGGCGGACGGTGACAGCTTGCCGATGTCCGGCACCGTCGGCGAGCGGACAGTGGGCGCTGCAGTGTTGGGTGCGGGCGGTGCTGGTGCCTTCCTGCCGGTACGGGCTAGCGGTGTCGGTGGGCTCGTACCGCGTTGTTCCTTCTCGCTTGCCCCACCACCGGTGCCGATGTCTGCCGTCGTGGTTTTGGCCGGTTTCACGGTAGGCagaggggtgtgtgtgtgtggcagtggTATGCAGACGTAGTgaggtagtagtagtagtagtagtggtagcgGTTGGACAAGAAGTAGTAGAGAAAATGGGGAATGGTTGCGTAAAAATgtaaacgaaaagaaaaaaaaacgtattgTTTTCCCCCAGAGCAAAACATAAACTACaggacaaaaataaaacaaattaacgcGTTGTACGATGTACGATGCAAAATGATTATGCGATCCGATTGCGACTGATGACATTCCCTTTCCATTTTAGCACCACAGCGATTGCTTCATTCGgtagggtttttttctctctctcgataAAGGACGTAGCACATGTGGCAAGCAAGTGTTAACCCGAGCTCAATGACGCGTTTTAGAGTGATTCACCGGTTTCTTAAAACCAGAATAGAAACTAGGCAGACTGGACAGacaagatgtttttttttctcacccaTGGTTAGTAGTAAATTGTAGTTTCTAATCATGCACAGATCGAATGCAGCTCGCCTTTGGCACCGTGAGGCAACGTGCTCACGTGCCAGGTAATCAAATGGGTAACATGAATCACGTACACAGAGTTGCATAGATTGATATGGGATAGTACTAAAGCGGTCCGCCATTTTGTTCACTGAATCTCTTCCTCgtcgttttaatttaatgtactTTTTAAGAATGCTAATAATAAGCAATTTACGTTTAATGAACAATATTTCAGTTTTGATGAATGataaatttttaaagaaattttTCCTTGATTgtatttcttttgttgttaGCATTTTACCAACCAAACATTTACTCTTACCAAACATTTACGGCATTTTACTTTGCATAAAGAAATAATACAAACATAACATCTTGTTTATATGGACGATGACGTCAAGACGTCACTGTTACTTGAACGATGACTAATGGCGCGAAGTATTGATTCAAGCAACCGATAAATCAAGAAAAATAGTATGAATaatatttcatgaaaaagCAACGATACACTCAAATTTGATGATGGTTTACTGTAGTGATGGAaactcggaatcggacctaactgattccgattccgtgttcggaaccaattccgatgttggaatcgatttcgaaatcggctccggcatcggctccagaatcggaatcggcatCTGTTCTggtatcggaatcggctccagaatcgattccgggatCGACATTGGCAACGGCATCGGAATCCgcttcggaatcagaattgacctgggaatcgcaatttgccccGATAACGAAATAAGGATTGAttccagaaatggaattaaCTCCGGAACGAGAATTCTTGCATTTAAATAAGAAGTTTTAGAAGAAAAATCTCAATGAAAATAGATCGTTtgcaagtaaattttgattctttgcggctattaccaaacgcctattcttatgaaattgccgaaactgactccgtttcgaagcttattccgattccggaaccgattctgatttcgatgtcgattccggaaactgaatCCGGACCTattatccggaatcgatttcagaaaacttcggagatAGTCCaacgaaatcttcatttttatattgaaaAAGTTTGCTGCAGACGACTATTCCAAACAAAACGGAGGGTGCCTGTGGGGAGCCTTCTCTACTGTACTAACATTAGACTGGCTGGTTAGCAGCTGTATCAACATGGTTAAAACATTCGCTGGAACCGATTAATGACATGAATCACAATGCAACATCATGCTGGAGATGAGTTTGGAAACAGCGCGGGAGGATGTTaacacaaaacattaaaattaaacaaacaaacaaaaaaacacacaagctcTCCTCGCAAACAATGCGGCGGGCGTGTATGCAATCATTGTgtagtgggggggggggggtttagtGACCACCAATTTTCCTCCTTCCCAATTGTTCCCTGCGTTTCCGCCAGACAATTACCTGCGTTCGAGGCGTACTCCGTGGTGAGCGGTTTATTGAACGGATTCTGGCGCCGGGGCGGTGCCCTCGGGGGCGCCAGGATCGGTGCCATCTCGGGCGCCTTCTCCCGGCACTGGCCCTCGATCTCGTCCAGCTGGCGCTGCAGCTCGGCCACCATAAGCTTCATGTAGTCGTACCCGGCACAGGTCAGCGCCTTCATCCACTGCTCCATGTTGGATTGCGATTCCGTGCTGAGGTAGTACGTGCGATTGTTCGGCCCGTGGAATATGATCTGAAAGCAGTACTGTTCGCTTTCCTCGGCGAGTTCTAAAACGGGAAAGGCGAGAGcgtttgagcaaaaaaaaaaaaacaaagaatcgACGACTTTGCACGACTTCTATCAGCGGCGGAGTCAGCACAAGGCCGTCAAGCAGCAGCGACTACACTTACCCACCGTGCAGCCTTCAAGGATGATCATGCCGAGCGGTTCCTTATCGGTGCGCTTCTCGAAGTAGAACAGCAGGTTGCCCTTCAGCACGAACCACCGCCGCTGCCAGCTTTTGTTCATCTCGCCCCGCTTGTTCAGCCAGCCCTCCAGGTCGACCGGTGGCGTCGTCGCGAACGTGCACAGGTTTTTCTCGTTGATCTTCATCGTTGCTCGGGCGCGGTGCGGCTGGCAATCACAGGCTGGGGCGTTTCCGGGAGATGCGTTTTTCGCCCTTCAATACCGGCCCCGCTCCGCTCGGGGCGGGAAAGGGAGGATGCCCTTTTTCGTTCGATATTTTAACTGGCTCGTTCAGATGTCCTCCGTCGTTCCCCTAGTTCCACTGCTGCTTTTTCTTCTAGCGCATCTTTTGCACGGttacgaaaataaaaaaacgagtaaaaaagcacacacacgcacgcacacccgGACAGGAAATGTTTCTCGCTTGCTGCTGATCGGTCGattgactgtgtgtgtgtgtgcggcggcTGGCTATTTCTATTTCTGATCGGGGATGATGCAGTGTCGCGGCTATCTGTGTTGATTGTGTGGATACCGGGCCAGCCTTGGGCAGATTAGCGGACACAGCCCCGAACTTGAACGTTGATGGCCGCGCCTAAAAGCTGCGAAGAATGCAACAGCAAGAACAGACACacatcgaaacaaaaacacactgttAGTGGGAATCGGGTGTGGTGGTGCTCGGCAGAACGGATCACTTGAACAGAGAATTATGTCACTTTGGAGTTGGTCATTATGGAGGCAGATTTGCCGggatttatctttttttttttcttgttgcgcGGTACACTCGCTCGACAGTTACCTTAAATTCTTGGCCAGTTAAGtcatgttatttttatttctattccAAAAGTGTTCCCTGTGTGTTTGCTGGACTGGCTGTCAAGTAGCGGCACCCCGTACAACATGGCGAAGGTTTTTGACGTTAAGCAatcgctgcatctcgctcattttctctaccCGTCCTTTACTTGCCTACAGTCATGGCCTCGTCAGAATCGGCACGGAATAAAGACAGGTATTCGCCGATATATGTTATTCATACGGACGGGAGGCAATAGCGTTTCTCGAATTTTAGCGAAAGTCGAATTTCGAGAttttcagtcaaattatagctaaattttgtataatttgaCATGAAGTgtccaagtgccacaaatctaCTAAACGAcaactaaacgggttctacacgactcaagctctcaacgTTCTCACACTTCCCCTCATTCTATGTTTGTTCTCTCTTTTGTATAAAACACTGCTTGTATGCAACTCtacagatatttgattttccagtcgtttaagcttaatctgtggcgcttgggtacaGAGTGAAGGAGAGAgctctccaagcgaggaaagcgctccactggttgggtatcgcaccaacagatagcgccaccagctttttgctatttttagaatgcatgagtcgtttgccgtctgctaaacgaagtctttctatattccgtttaggtagagagcttgagtcgtttagaagccgtttagtggtcgtttagtggatttttgGCAGTTGGGTAgggtactgttgtatggtttcccattgaagttatgcatcgctagaactagaacggcgatacgattgttcaAATACTAAACTTCAATGTGAACAATTTATacagaagcaagtgagatttgaataatggtcgatggtgttgatacccatgtatctgaccacacgtccatgcatatagatttttgctcggaaagttagaagacTATATAGCTCATGTTTAGGTG
The Anopheles arabiensis isolate DONGOLA chromosome X, AaraD3, whole genome shotgun sequence DNA segment above includes these coding regions:
- the LOC120906274 gene encoding sesquipedalian-1 gives rise to the protein MKINEKNLCTFATTPPVDLEGWLNKRGEMNKSWQRRWFVLKGNLLFYFEKRTDKEPLGMIILEGCTVELAEESEQYCFQIIFHGPNNRTYYLSTESQSNMEQWMKALTCAGYDYMKLMVAELQRQLDEIEGQCREKAPEMAPILAPPRAPPRRQNPFNKPLTTEYASNADIGTGGGASEKEQRGTSPPTPLARTGRKAPAPPAPNTAAPTVRSPTVPDIGKLSPSADPTADGPVRRKATVTATKSSDAIASMANGDQQQRPLERGSVASFSFEAMHSALGVPVLADLCKWNASRQELEQQQQQQQEEKEDNKRKQEEDNRKQEESATVPNVDDNRQSAEAPEVK